A genomic window from Flintibacter sp. KGMB00164 includes:
- a CDS encoding DUF262 domain-containing protein, whose amino-acid sequence MMPNDIDSALETAGPRILDTAQLLKCYAGNEHSLPRLELPNFQRDYVWGPDQWGQLWEDLVELSDENGQHFMGSLTLQRTGRTFQVLDGQQRLTTAMVLLDFLEAHVGEQSCSLGKLFVNANVCYQDVLGQEEEAEEVQSKRSAAEKRYQEIFEYFAKRHAVAGYPNQRPLLNKLKCRFFWLVDEIGSENNEHRTFEQLNATGKPLAYADFLLSYLLELHQQDSSSLTVGEVKAQWERLLADISRGELYEAEEALVLEEDGDDAEDGNTDESETGENISDKTETPGGKNNAGEDTGNKEADQTAERDGIHQPLKLKKFLNALGAVTLIWGGSVPETVESFQKTMSLLCGKAPEELKAEEILNVLKRWAAHYLALTNPLSKAYAHSTFEMERYYLSVLHTSALPMAMRVLDRFQKGKYQQEQVKAILGAVVRFSLYQRIYVSRSGSGLKSSSRKIMMLDYVLEALEAGRKFPLTMQNVLGVIMGEVPWHITEGRLQEAPYSSSVSKVLLCIAYDRWVDQHPGNKRIPELEREVGPFQVEHMVARNLPDGAFGQYGFNVSSVDQSRNLILLEQKLNNSLNNLTPEKKMGNEGWPSSRLYGYYTDLSTFPKKDGWSGLFEAQKHRMSDLWESFQSYMGSPNDPIPKDMRADKYPVLWACKKADIPQRVEPAWGKGENKEPTQQRKLYSLDKDFMYQLEPKKEAEVQSFYYYQRSLGENNHSRQKKNKQDEEPNTKLNMIGQMFFAILKYAHFEAVDGSDSRAIGSAPLYEYVASLTQEDPVSRMLAITKSDQEEPVILIPKKDQSGKIKWVKLSAVWETVEKDPERGVIWFNSKFSASDLCRRLERVYEHMVQNPERKVTFSFWVEVRSAVVQSVGGKLYYAPYINVGDPEAYRKFLESKTETNQPRLSCSEVQPVEKCWFRVEQKGIEDLLKFHLTIPEYQRRYVWNSRNWQEMLDYIMELGFAGKDSIPYGMIILCKDRNGGSYAVVDGQQRLTTLANFWEYACGIFPAQWELQKYAEIQGCLQKGPGAFLLGLLKKVRFTVLFLEGDDLPVTCPYQVFSAINGKGKKLTTAEKMKNLLFERLEKRNLDNDENRKLVSALLRNIRFPKAWLEMQKKEHISDEMLYGECKTALVRPGSNPLNEFLIYGKVFRKYLDGSRSTMDQALQRELLFYRSLGVTTGDALVLSWLTSLSEKDAAKNLKKLNMLYFLLYVMDRNGNDKKSINSKLPRLVGSQEALTIRCQKPTLTLLNESLWRDDDKGIQAVWKDFVCTYDLGGAKKSVARFLLLRIECWLGLSQTALNKALKGEWAPEVEHIHPISDPIQELHMNCLENIFLLEKVINISVSDRKLMDLDGGKKSKDGKNKSEKSGGKLAEGGKKSGGGRKFYSDSKLVMPGMFYDNEGPRWFSREGTYGKVEADKRMEEIWKRIEEQFRDDISSILPPQKSCAGLNK is encoded by the coding sequence ATGATGCCAAATGATATCGATTCGGCCCTGGAAACGGCGGGACCACGAATTCTGGATACGGCGCAGCTATTGAAGTGCTATGCGGGGAATGAACACTCGCTTCCTAGGTTGGAACTGCCAAATTTTCAGCGGGATTATGTCTGGGGACCGGATCAGTGGGGACAGCTCTGGGAGGACCTGGTGGAGCTGTCTGATGAGAACGGGCAGCACTTTATGGGCAGCCTGACGCTGCAGAGGACAGGAAGAACTTTTCAGGTTCTGGACGGTCAGCAACGGCTGACCACCGCTATGGTGCTGCTGGACTTTCTGGAAGCCCATGTAGGGGAACAGTCATGTAGCCTGGGAAAACTGTTTGTAAATGCTAACGTCTGTTATCAGGATGTTCTGGGACAAGAGGAAGAAGCGGAGGAGGTACAGAGTAAGCGGTCCGCTGCCGAGAAACGTTACCAGGAGATCTTTGAATATTTTGCCAAGCGTCATGCCGTTGCGGGATATCCGAATCAGCGCCCACTTCTTAACAAACTAAAATGCCGCTTTTTCTGGCTGGTGGACGAAATTGGATCGGAGAATAACGAGCACAGGACCTTCGAACAGCTCAACGCCACGGGAAAGCCGCTGGCCTATGCAGATTTTCTCCTGAGCTATCTGCTGGAGCTTCACCAGCAAGACAGCAGTTCTCTCACAGTAGGAGAGGTGAAAGCACAGTGGGAGAGGCTGCTGGCAGACATCTCTCGGGGAGAGTTATATGAGGCGGAAGAGGCCCTGGTCCTGGAAGAGGACGGGGATGATGCCGAGGATGGGAATACAGATGAATCGGAGACTGGGGAGAATATTTCCGACAAGACGGAAACGCCCGGGGGAAAGAACAACGCTGGAGAGGACACCGGAAATAAAGAGGCAGACCAGACGGCAGAAAGGGATGGCATCCACCAACCGCTGAAACTGAAGAAATTTCTCAACGCCCTGGGGGCAGTGACTCTGATCTGGGGGGGAAGCGTGCCCGAAACAGTGGAGAGCTTCCAAAAGACCATGTCGCTGCTGTGCGGAAAAGCGCCGGAAGAACTGAAGGCCGAAGAGATCCTGAACGTGCTGAAAAGGTGGGCTGCTCATTATCTGGCTCTGACCAATCCTCTTTCCAAAGCGTACGCTCACAGCACCTTCGAGATGGAGCGGTACTATCTAAGTGTGTTGCACACGTCGGCTTTGCCTATGGCCATGCGTGTGCTGGACAGATTTCAAAAAGGAAAGTATCAGCAAGAGCAGGTAAAGGCAATTCTTGGAGCTGTAGTGAGGTTTTCCCTCTATCAGAGAATTTACGTTTCCCGCAGCGGCAGCGGCCTGAAAAGCAGCAGCCGGAAGATCATGATGCTGGATTACGTTCTGGAAGCTTTGGAAGCAGGCAGGAAATTTCCGCTGACCATGCAAAACGTCCTGGGTGTCATTATGGGGGAGGTGCCCTGGCATATTACAGAGGGGCGGTTGCAGGAAGCACCCTATTCCTCGTCTGTAAGTAAGGTCCTCTTGTGCATAGCCTATGACCGGTGGGTGGATCAGCATCCCGGCAATAAACGGATTCCAGAGTTGGAGCGGGAAGTCGGACCATTCCAAGTGGAACATATGGTGGCTCGTAATCTGCCGGACGGTGCCTTTGGCCAATACGGCTTTAACGTCAGTAGCGTGGACCAAAGTAGGAACTTGATTTTGTTGGAGCAGAAACTCAACAACAGTCTGAACAACCTAACCCCGGAGAAAAAGATGGGAAATGAAGGATGGCCAAGCTCCCGTCTGTACGGATATTATACGGACCTTTCTACGTTTCCGAAAAAGGATGGCTGGTCCGGTCTGTTTGAAGCCCAGAAACATCGGATGAGCGACCTTTGGGAGAGTTTCCAAAGCTATATGGGCAGCCCGAACGATCCCATTCCAAAGGATATGCGGGCAGACAAGTACCCTGTGCTCTGGGCCTGCAAAAAAGCGGACATCCCCCAGCGTGTGGAGCCGGCATGGGGAAAAGGAGAGAACAAAGAACCCACACAGCAAAGGAAGCTCTATTCCCTAGACAAGGACTTTATGTATCAGTTGGAGCCGAAAAAAGAAGCAGAGGTCCAGTCGTTCTACTACTATCAGAGGTCCTTGGGGGAAAACAATCACTCGAGGCAGAAGAAAAACAAACAGGACGAAGAGCCTAATACCAAGCTAAACATGATCGGGCAGATGTTTTTCGCCATTTTAAAGTATGCTCACTTTGAGGCGGTAGACGGAAGTGATAGCCGGGCAATTGGTTCAGCACCACTGTATGAATATGTTGCATCCCTTACACAGGAGGATCCGGTCTCACGGATGCTGGCGATCACAAAATCGGACCAAGAGGAGCCTGTGATCCTGATTCCCAAGAAAGATCAATCCGGCAAAATAAAGTGGGTGAAGCTGTCTGCTGTTTGGGAGACGGTTGAAAAGGATCCGGAGCGGGGTGTCATCTGGTTCAATAGCAAGTTCTCTGCCAGCGATTTGTGCAGGCGGTTGGAGCGGGTTTATGAACACATGGTTCAGAACCCGGAAAGGAAGGTAACTTTCAGCTTCTGGGTGGAAGTTAGAAGTGCCGTGGTTCAGAGTGTGGGCGGAAAACTATACTATGCGCCCTATATCAATGTGGGAGATCCGGAAGCCTACCGGAAATTCCTTGAAAGCAAAACTGAAACCAATCAGCCGCGGTTGTCTTGCTCTGAGGTGCAGCCTGTGGAGAAGTGTTGGTTCCGGGTGGAACAAAAGGGAATTGAGGACCTTTTGAAGTTCCATCTGACTATTCCGGAGTACCAGCGCCGCTATGTGTGGAATAGCAGGAACTGGCAGGAGATGCTGGACTATATCATGGAGCTGGGCTTTGCCGGGAAAGACAGCATCCCCTATGGTATGATAATTCTCTGCAAAGACCGGAATGGCGGCTCTTACGCAGTGGTGGATGGCCAGCAGCGGCTGACCACCCTGGCAAACTTCTGGGAATACGCCTGTGGAATATTCCCTGCACAATGGGAGCTGCAGAAATACGCAGAGATTCAGGGCTGCCTGCAGAAAGGGCCTGGGGCTTTTTTGCTCGGACTTTTGAAAAAAGTCCGGTTTACGGTGCTGTTTTTGGAGGGAGACGACCTGCCTGTCACCTGTCCCTATCAGGTGTTTTCCGCCATCAACGGAAAAGGTAAGAAACTGACCACAGCTGAGAAAATGAAAAATTTGCTCTTTGAGAGGTTGGAAAAGAGAAATCTGGATAATGACGAAAATAGAAAATTAGTGAGCGCGCTTCTCCGGAATATACGTTTTCCCAAGGCCTGGCTGGAGATGCAAAAAAAAGAGCACATTTCTGATGAGATGTTGTACGGGGAATGCAAGACCGCTCTAGTCCGTCCTGGAAGTAATCCGTTGAATGAATTTCTTATCTATGGTAAGGTATTCCGAAAATATCTCGACGGAAGCCGGTCAACGATGGACCAGGCACTGCAAAGGGAACTGTTGTTTTACCGTAGCCTGGGTGTGACCACAGGGGATGCTCTAGTTTTGAGTTGGCTGACTTCTTTGAGCGAGAAGGACGCGGCAAAGAATCTGAAAAAGCTCAATATGCTCTACTTTTTGCTGTATGTCATGGACCGAAACGGAAACGACAAAAAGAGTATTAACAGTAAGTTGCCTCGGCTTGTCGGTAGTCAGGAGGCGCTGACTATCCGTTGTCAGAAACCGACACTGACGCTGCTCAATGAGTCTCTGTGGCGGGATGATGATAAGGGAATCCAAGCGGTGTGGAAGGATTTCGTGTGTACCTATGACCTGGGTGGAGCGAAGAAGTCGGTGGCCCGCTTCCTACTGCTTCGGATCGAGTGCTGGCTGGGCTTGTCACAAACGGCTCTGAACAAGGCGCTGAAAGGGGAATGGGCTCCGGAGGTGGAGCATATCCATCCCATCAGTGATCCGATTCAGGAACTTCATATGAACTGTCTAGAAAACATCTTTCTGCTGGAGAAAGTTATCAATATTTCTGTCAGTGACCGGAAACTAATGGATTTGGACGGCGGAAAGAAAAGTAAAGATGGGAAAAATAAGAGTGAAAAGTCTGGAGGAAAACTGGCCGAAGGAGGAAAAAAATCGGGAGGCGGCAGGAAGTTTTATTCCGACAGCAAGCTGGTGATGCCTGGAATGTTCTATGATAATGAGGGACCCAGGTGGTTCAGTCGGGAAGGTACCTACGGCAAGGTGGAGGCCGATAAGCGCATGGAGGAAATCTGGAAACGGATTGAAGAACAGTTTCGTGACGATATAAGCAGTATCCTTCCACCTCAGAAAAGCTGCGCCGGCCTAAACAAATGA
- a CDS encoding replication initiator protein A has protein sequence MDKYLSGCATQVGGTALPPSAINIRFKSFTKDYDLRKEGSRMCQKLCYLTIFTGTNLNNSPTSVFLNCLITSQRFKHFSTDVKLLYGMLLDRMSLFVKNNWYAVPPPLFYQENVPYKTVQSGFILPYNLKKKRLLVKNGMIYFSFSLKFDNILQMREFCAIILLKFHYKPSALYKCFVSMSIL, from the coding sequence ATGGACAAATACTTGAGTGGTTGCGCAACTCAAGTCGGGGGCACTGCGTTACCCCCCTCTGCAATAAACATACGCTTCAAAAGTTTTACGAAGGATTATGACTTAAGGAAAGAAGGGAGCAGAATGTGTCAGAAATTATGCTATCTGACTATTTTTACGGGGACGAATCTGAACAATTCACCTACTTCCGTATTCCTCAACTGCTTGATTACAAGCCAACGTTTCAAACACTTCTCCACAGACGTGAAACTTTTGTATGGTATGCTGTTAGACCGCATGAGCCTGTTTGTCAAGAACAACTGGTATGCGGTGCCGCCTCCCCTTTTTTACCAGGAAAATGTTCCCTATAAAACCGTGCAAAGTGGCTTTATTTTGCCTTATAATCTCAAAAAGAAAAGACTGCTGGTGAAAAATGGAATGATCTATTTCTCTTTTTCGCTGAAATTTGACAACATATTGCAAATGAGAGAATTTTGTGCTATAATTTTATTAAAATTTCACTATAAACCAAGCGCTTTGTATAAATGCTTCGTTAGTATGTCGATTTTGTGA
- a CDS encoding S-layer homology domain-containing protein, protein MTISASIHQDNLHGNRWGSYSLRVDSFAYTGLEPEESAEYLVYRDGKMDSKPVKYDSNNTQTWPMPGDKVVAVHTMWNKNSSSKYISIPIRVPEARISDSNSGYSVVQKLTPTDLKGTIGSDNIFNDAMSDSALSTATFTFPATDNSAEEQKKTVEYTYTIPEGIKEKYVIEDKVTIGSPIMTQYTFYNTINLGGLPTVSAPSVQLEKGSYGGSFNLENDVTYANYGGNKDNTTLKITNAEGQEVSTIDTNNVGTYKITYTVTDSRFHDAVTSIERTITVTDSSSGGSTGGGVTTKYTLTYESNGGTTFAAERYASGTKVELTKTPHRDGYVFTGWYSDAELSQPVTSVTMRKNMTVYAGWEKTGTSDLLNTEEHMAYLSGYDTGLFGPDNNMTRAEVAQMFYRLLLEKNVPITVSFTDVDADAWYSHAVNTLASMGIVTGVGDNQFDPERSITRAEFTAIAMRFADLDVNGNNIFSDVSANDWYYNQVVGSVKYGWITGYSDGTFRPNNTITRAEVTTIVNRMLGRAADEQYVDSHVDQLCVFPDVLSGHWAYYEIMEATNPHNYTQASGVEDWTSLK, encoded by the coding sequence ATGACGATTTCCGCTTCTATCCATCAGGACAATCTCCATGGCAACCGTTGGGGCAGCTATTCTTTGCGGGTCGATAGCTTTGCGTATACTGGTCTGGAGCCCGAGGAATCTGCCGAATATCTGGTGTACCGCGACGGCAAAATGGACTCTAAACCGGTGAAATATGATTCCAACAACACGCAGACCTGGCCCATGCCCGGCGACAAGGTGGTGGCCGTACACACAATGTGGAATAAGAATAGCAGTAGCAAATACATCTCCATCCCCATCCGTGTGCCGGAGGCCCGGATCTCCGACAGTAACAGTGGATACAGTGTGGTACAAAAACTGACCCCTACTGATTTGAAGGGTACCATCGGAAGCGACAACATCTTCAACGATGCGATGTCAGATTCCGCCCTCTCCACCGCCACCTTTACCTTCCCTGCGACCGACAACAGCGCGGAGGAACAAAAGAAGACGGTCGAGTATACCTACACCATCCCCGAAGGGATCAAAGAGAAGTATGTCATCGAAGACAAGGTGACCATCGGTTCTCCTATCATGACCCAGTATACCTTCTACAACACGATCAATCTGGGTGGTCTGCCCACCGTCTCGGCCCCCAGTGTGCAGCTTGAGAAGGGCTCCTACGGCGGAAGCTTTAATCTGGAAAACGATGTGACCTACGCTAACTACGGCGGCAACAAGGACAATACCACGCTCAAGATCACCAATGCGGAGGGCCAGGAGGTCAGTACCATCGACACCAACAATGTGGGTACCTACAAGATCACTTATACGGTAACGGACTCCCGTTTCCATGACGCGGTGACCAGCATCGAGCGCACCATTACCGTGACCGACAGCAGCAGTGGCGGCAGTACCGGTGGCGGTGTTACCACCAAGTATACACTGACCTATGAAAGCAATGGTGGTACCACTTTTGCCGCTGAACGGTATGCTTCCGGCACTAAGGTCGAACTGACCAAGACACCCCATCGCGACGGTTATGTCTTTACCGGCTGGTATTCTGATGCCGAGCTCTCTCAGCCAGTCACCAGTGTTACCATGCGGAAGAACATGACTGTCTACGCTGGATGGGAGAAGACCGGAACCTCTGATCTGTTGAACACGGAGGAGCACATGGCCTACCTTAGTGGGTATGATACCGGTCTGTTTGGGCCTGATAACAACATGACCCGCGCTGAGGTGGCTCAGATGTTCTATAGACTCCTGCTGGAGAAGAATGTCCCGATCACCGTTTCGTTTACAGATGTTGATGCCGATGCCTGGTATTCACATGCTGTCAATACTCTGGCATCCATGGGGATTGTAACCGGCGTAGGAGACAATCAGTTCGATCCTGAGCGTTCTATTACACGGGCTGAGTTTACAGCAATTGCCATGCGTTTTGCCGATTTGGATGTCAACGGGAATAACATCTTTTCCGATGTGAGCGCCAATGATTGGTATTACAATCAGGTGGTGGGTTCTGTTAAGTACGGTTGGATTACCGGGTATTCCGATGGGACCTTCCGCCCCAACAACACGATCACCCGCGCAGAGGTGACGACAATTGTCAATCGTATGCTGGGCCGTGCTGCGGACGAGCAGTACGTAGACAGCCATGTTGACCAGCTGTGCGTGTTCCCTGATGTGCTGTCGGGTCACTGGGCTTACTATGAGATCATGGAGGCCACCAACCCCCACAATTATACCCAGGCCAGTGGTGTGGAGGACTGGACAAGTCTCAAGTAA